In Epinephelus fuscoguttatus linkage group LG6, E.fuscoguttatus.final_Chr_v1, the DNA window TCCCGGTTGTGATAGTGATCATGATGACGTTATATAGCAGCGATTTCATaagaagccctttttagatgACAAACTATGATTTGTGGCTCTATCTAACGCtggctacataaacatgaagcTGCTGCAGTTAGCAAAAGGCTAAACTATGAGCAACATTATCTCTCCATCTCTAAAATGCTTTGCcaatattgacacattttattgcgtttttttttgtcagtctttTTTTGATAAGTCCATCTTCtgtttttgggttgctttgcagtttaAGCAGtggttgccaatgctggaatagcaacctTCTTTGCAGGATTTTTTGTCATTACATGAGGCTTTAACAGAAGGGATGGCACGCTTATCTGCATTTGTGGTACAGCCAGtaggaacgccctctctctgCAATGACCTGTGATTAGCCAGAGAGTCCTGTCAtggagccaagaggaggtgcaggagtGTAGTTTTCTCTCAGAATACTTTAATTGAAATATACTGAAatgattctgatttttttttttcccaaatggcgccccaaaaaaaccccttgcctaccccagctttaaccACCGTAACACCTCAGGTACCGAGATTTGACTGAATTTAGAGGTTGCCCAAAACACTAACAAAGTTTGGCTGTCTTTTCGTGGCACTGCCAGCCTGCAGGAACAAAAAGATGAGGATAATTGTCTGAGCTAAATGATGcaaggtttattttattttgttggcaGTGCTAACAAAGTCCAGTTTGAGTGTGGCAGTAAAACCTAAATGTAGTTTGGATCCAAGAGCTGGGCCGTAAAAATGATCAAGTCATGGATTGAAACATTGTTGAATGGCAGCAAGTATGAAGGAATGAATTTATCAAACATACTGATATGACTGAAATTAGGCCGGTTTGTCGCCCAGTCCTGTTGGAGACCCAGAGATCTTATTTTGTGGGACATACCTATGTGGCCTCAGATGGGGAAAAATTGTGAATCGTATGAACAGGACAAAGTTATGTAATTTTAAAATCGCTTTTACGAGGAGTGTGTTTTCCACTGTTTTAAAGCAGAAGTTCTTTAACCTGGCGCTGTGCAGATATATTGTCCAGGATCTCATGGAGACAGACCTGTACAAGCTCCTGAAGACTCAACACCTGAGCAACGACCACATCTGCTACTTTCTCTACCAGATCCTACGAGGGCTGAAGTACATCCACTCTGCCAACGTCTTGCACCGCGACCTGAAGCCCTCCAACCTTCTGCTCAACACCACCTGTGATCTCAAGGTAGTGTCTCAAAGAGGAATTACATTTGGCTTATTTTCAGTCACTGATGATCCATATTTTGTTTCACATTTGAGATTGGTTGATGTTCTTGCCAAACCTTGCAGCATTCGGCCTCTTAAGCCTAAATTTAATTGTTTATAGGTTAAAATGTAGTCTTCCATGGTTGTCTAAATGTTGgcagagaaacactgaaaattTAAACCACAATAAAGATCAATATTAGCAAAATATATTCCTCTGACAAGTGCAAAACAACCATGCAAACCATTCCTATAAAGGCTCTGAATGGCATTTCCAACCTGTAAAGGGCTTTAAGTTGTCAATGAAATGACCCCCATCATATTAAGGTCTCGTTTCTCCTCATGTTACAGTCATTAATTGTATTGTCACTCATCTCTCTGCAGATCTGTGATTTTGGTTTGGCTCGTGTGGCTGACCCTGACCACGATCACACCGGTTTCCTAACAGAGTATGTAGCCACTCGTTGGTACCGAGCACCTGAGATCATGCTCAACTCCAAGGTGAGTTTCCTCGCCTGCTGCTGTAGAAATgctgacatgtttttgttgttgttgtttctttgttttgccACGTTAAAGCTGGAATACATGGGGCATCGAGGTGATGTGTCACATGAGCATGGcagagagggtttttttttttacttgctaCACTGACTTTGTATTTGTAGCATGAGCAGAGTTTTGCCAAGTGATAATGTAGTTGGTTATGCAGGGAGTTTGGAAGTGTAGGCTACATGGTCTGGtactgaattaattaactggattgttttaacaacaggatgcattgatttgattttaatgtgaaatgtaaaaacataatATTGCTCTGCTGTGTCACATTGCCTCTGATACAATGAGGTATTAATCTCATACATATTTTAAACAGATTTTActtgtttttcactctgtttttgtAGTATTACCTGTTGGAGGGCCACGTAGCTGCGcgcagaggaaataaaaaagaaaatatatgtgCAAATAGCGTTTAGAAGCACGGCATAGGTGGTCAGTGTAGCAGTTTCATTTGATTACAATGGACACGCTCTGCTGTGGACATGCTGTGGCAGGTGTGTTTCCCCACGCCCATGCCCCGTGTATTTCAGCTGCTGGTTTTTTAACATATGGCCGGGATACTTTTGGTTAAAACCTTTGTTTGATATCATAGTCCTGCATTtttaatagattaaatatgaTCGGAAATTATTTTGACTATGCTGATGCAgtatgttggggtttttttttaccctaCAGTAGTTGTGTTTTTAGTTTGATTTTAGGTTGCAGAAGAGCTCTTTTAGGTTTTTGTATTCTACCCTAAATCTTAAATTTTGCTTTTTGACTCCTGCAGATAATCTAAtacttttttaagaaaaaagaagaatgaGGCACTAACACTGCCATAACGAAGGTCCTGTATTCTTAGGctatttattcttattcttaggctgtttgtagtccgcgtgatattgatcaatcgcgtttgagccggctgcagttgttgccaggttaaatgctccgtgcggtgaactaacgaggcggaacataattggcgtcactgcaaactctgaatccatcgcaatggttcatcatatttatatataaacggaagtcggaaacggaaattcgcctcctcaaactggaatgccaaaaaatcaggggtctgcccccagaggctgtatcaccgtctgccggaagtcagacgccgaatacagccgatgggttacGAGAATGGGCCCAACTAGACTTGACTTACTTCTGTTTGCATTCATGCTGTGTTAATACCATGTATGACATAGTCAACCAGTTGTAATTGTTATCATATTGTCTGTAAATGTACTGTAATCATGACTGTGTCTTTGTGCCCCTCACTTTCAGGGCTATACCAAGTCCATAGACATTTGGTCAGTTGGTTGCATCCTGGCTGAGATGTTGTCCAACAGGCCCATTTTTCCTGGGAAGCACTACTTGGATCAGCTTAACCACATTTTGGGTAATATTTCTTTTGATGTGCAGTGTTTTTGGGACTGATTTGGTGCTTTAGTATTGTCTTTTAAACATTCAGAGACTGCTCAGAGACTTGAACTTAAATGATCAGActataaaactgaaatgaactgtgtaaacttttttattaaggTACAGGTTTTGTCCACAAGAAGATGGTTTCAAAAAGTTTAACAGAAGAGTTTAGAGCGGGACTCGGCAACCTTTTTGATACCAAGCACCATTTTAAAATTTTCATGTTAATCACTACAACATCAATCCCTCTGTCCTCAAAACGCTCCATACAAACTGCTATGTCTTCACCTTTTGTTGTTTGAGGCATTGCTGTTCAGCAGCAGAGCTCCTCCCTCACAGTCAAATCACAGTATCTTGCCATGACTgctaaatgtaatgtttcattcaCATCCATGCTCTGCGTGTCAAGCACAATGCTAAATACTGTGGTGTCTTTAAAACATAGCTGgacaaagcacatttaaaaggtCATCTTTAAAGTTTTCTCGTGGATGGTCTTTAAACGTTGTTTGACACACATGATGTTTGGCAAAGGACATTTTTAAGACCTAAAGTACACACATTGTCCTTCTGACACATAAAAGCCTGCTCCTCTGTCCACAAGAGCTGAAATGCCCAAACTTTTACTTGAGCTTTCTTAGCTAGCGGGCTTGCCGTTGTCTACTAAGCGCACTCTGGCAGCGTTATTGTTTTTCCCCAGAGGACGAGTCCCAgtcaatcagaggcagagtattGCGGGTCTCTGCGGAATGCATGCGGCTATAATAACAATGGCTGTGAAACAGGCAAACAGATGAGATGGCACTTCAGCTTTTCCAAAAAACTtttcaattttgtcaaaaaGTTTCCATGTTTAAACAGTATACTCAATAATACCTGTGTTCCAAATTACTATTATTAGTTGAGTGTAAACCATGTTTGCTGGAGTGGAAGCTGTTAAGATGATTTCCTCCTGGAGTAACTGTGTTTGCATAGTTGACAAAAAAAGTCAGCTAATTTTAATATGGAAAAAAGTATATCATGCATATTGTGCCCATCTTTTTCCTCTTGATTACGTAGATTTACACTAACTATATCACAGTGTCAATAACTTCATGTTTGCCTTTGAGTTGAAGCAAATGTGAATCTGTTGCAAAATGCTGCATTAGTTTGATCTGCATAAAAAGACTTGACAATTTTAGACTTGAACTAAACTTTCACACTCCGTCAGTGGCAACAGCTTCCTGGTGCCTGTCCATAGATACTGTAGCTGTTAATATTCATTTATAAAAGTTGTGCTTTTTGTGTCTTGGTGCTAGACCACATATTGCTTCCCCCATCTGTCATTTTGTTGTGGCTTCAGACTGTTACTTATTTAAAAATTAAGAGCAGGGACTGAGTAAATCAGTAGACGGTGTGTTTCATTTAGAGTTCCAAACTGTCTTTAACAGCATCAGAAAATAATTCTTCTCTTTAATCTTCTCTTTAGGGATCCTGGGTTCTCCCTCTCAGGAGGATCTCAACTGCATCATAAACATTAAGGCCAGGAACTATCTTTTGTCGCTGCCTCTGCGCTGCAAAGTGCCATGGAACCGCCTGTTCCCCAACGCTGATCCCAAAGGTCAGAGCCAAGACAAACTCTTCGACAAACACAGTTCCGACTGATCATGGCAATTCTACAATATTATGAATCTCTGAGAGGCTGTGCTGCAGACAAGGGAGATTTTCCTCTGCTAAACAATTCTCTGAGACAATTCCTGGACAGAATATAATTTTATGGGGGGCTACATGTGGCGAAGACACAGACTCTttgcactgtttgtgaatgggACGCTGGATGAGTAGATTGGGTGTACAGTTTGATTGTGATTTCAGGGTAcaattttttttaccttgcaGCAACTCAACAAATTCATCTTTGGCAGCACTGAATTTCCGGAGTCAGTGATGCATTGTTGCAGCATGTACGGTGATGGTGCCCTCTAGTGGGTATGCATGCTCATTGTTGTTTCAGAATCAGGTTGAATGTTCTCTTTTTGCTTCAGCTTTGGACCTGTTGGACAAGATGTTGACCTTTAACCCTCACAAGAGGATTGAGGTGGAGGAGGCCCTGGCACACCCTTACCTGGAGCAGTATTATGACCCCACAGATGAGGTGAGACCGTTATCTTGGGCTGTTAGATGTCAGCTTGTGTTTTATGGGCCTGTTTAGGATGAGGCTATGTAATCTTTTCATCAAAACATCTTGCACAGAGTTTTTTGGCATCTGTTTTGTTCCTCTATTCTTAAAATCTTAAACCAGCACATTATGTCTAAATAACCGAATGATGGTGAACGCTTTTAAACCTGCTGGTGTATTAGATTCAGCTGCTCTGTTGTTAAATACTGAGTGGGATCATCAGCAAAAGTCTTGGTTGTACATTAACGCCAGCATCATCTCTGCTTCCCTGTGCAGCCTGTCGCTGAGGCCCCGTTCAAGTTTGACATGGAGCTGGATGACCTACCCAAAGAGACACTGAAGGAGCTCATCTTTGAAGAAACTGCACGTTTCCAGCCTGGTTTTAGGTCCTAACATCTCACACAGGTATGTCCACATCGCTTGCAATCCAGGCTAGATAAACTTTAGAGAGGGACAGTGTTTAAAGCTGCAGGTGCAGAACAATATTAGTTAGGTGCACTGAAGTCTTGAAACAACCAACTTTTCAAGGATGATCCTCGTCCCCGCCTCTGCTCTGAAACTGCAGCAGAGCTG includes these proteins:
- the mapk1 gene encoding mitogen-activated protein kinase 1, with the translated sequence MATAAVSAPAGCGPSPGSGTELVRGQAFDVGPRYSNLSYIGEGAYGMVCSAYDRDNKIRVAIKKISPFEHQTYCQRTLREIKILLRFKHENIISINDIIRTPTIDQMKDVYIVQDLMETDLYKLLKTQHLSNDHICYFLYQILRGLKYIHSANVLHRDLKPSNLLLNTTCDLKICDFGLARVADPDHDHTGFLTEYVATRWYRAPEIMLNSKGYTKSIDIWSVGCILAEMLSNRPIFPGKHYLDQLNHILGILGSPSQEDLNCIINIKARNYLLSLPLRCKVPWNRLFPNADPKALDLLDKMLTFNPHKRIEVEEALAHPYLEQYYDPTDEPVAEAPFKFDMELDDLPKETLKELIFEETARFQPGFRS